Genomic segment of Pseudothermotoga hypogea DSM 11164 = NBRC 106472:
AATCGGCTTCACGTTGGTTCGCTATAAAGTACCTCGAGGGAGATCCGCACACGGTGGAACAACTCTCGCGTTTCGATCTTCAATCAAGCGTCAAGCCAGGGAGTTTGAAGAGCCAAATCGCTCGAGAACGTTACGATCACATCCAGCTCATCGTCAAGGAATCGGTCGCGGCAATTTCCAAGGAACTTTCCATGAGCGAAGCCATCGATCACGTTCTGACCCACAAATTCATTGGCATACCAGTGTTCCTCGCACTGATGTATCTGGCGTTCAAGTTTGCTTTTGAAACGGTCCAACCGCTGAGCGATCTACTCGAGAACACGTTCAGTCGTTTGGCAGACCTCGTGACGGCTCACTTGGGTGATGGAATGATCGCCTCGATGCTCGCCGATGGAGTCTTAGGTGGCGTGGGTGCCGTACTCGTTTTCGTTCCGAACATTTTCGCGCTCTTTTTCTTGCTTGGAATAATGGAAGATTCAGGCTATCTACCACGAGCCGCTTTCGTCATGGATAGAGTCATGTACAGTCTGAAACTGTCAGGCAGGTCTTTCATGTCCTTCCTCCTCGGTTTCGGATGCTCTGTACCCGCGGTGCTTTCAACCAGGGGCATGCCGGACACACGGGAGAGGATTGTGTCCGTGCTGTCTGTTCCCTTCATCTCCTGCAGTGCTCGATTGCCGGTTTATCTTCTGATCGCATCGATCTTCTTCAGCCGAAACCAAGGTATGGTGGTTTTCTCAATCTATCTGCTGAGCATGTTCGCCGCCATGATCAGCTCACTCGTCTTGAACAAGGTCATTTTCAAAGGTCAACGCAGCGTTTTCATTCTCGAACTTCCAAGGTACAGACTGCCGTCTTTCAAGAATCTTACGCTGTACACGTGGCTGAGGGGTAAACATTTCCTTGTCAAGGCAGGCACGATCATCTTCGTATCCTCGCTCGTCCTCTGGGCGCTGATGTACTTTCCAAATCCAAACGATGTGACACAGTCGTTCGCTGCACAGATTGGTAGAGCGGTCTCGTTCGTTCTCAAGCCTTTGAAGTTCGACTGGCGTGCTTCTACGGCCCTGTTCTTCGGTGTCGCGGCGAAGGAGATCATAGTTTCGACGTTCGGCATGCTGTTCAACACGACGGACGAAGGCCTGGCGGCACAACTTTCACAGTTGTTTGACCCCGTGACGGCGTTCAGTTTCATCGTCTTCGTCATGGCGTACATTCCGTGCTTCGCAACGCTCGCGACCATCAAGTCGGAGATCGGTACCAAGTACGTAGTCATCACAATCTTCTACAGTCTCTTCATCGCTTACGTGTTGGCACTCGCTGTGAGAATGATGGGAGGTATCTTCGTATGAAGTTCCTTCTCTTGATTGAATGGCTGGCAGCGTTCTTGCTGTTTTTCTTGATGCTGAAAGACGACGCCATGCTTGCCTTTTGTGTGCTCATCTTTTCGCTCATCTATTTGTTCGGTCTCTTGGAATCAAGGAAAGATCCTCAGAGGATACACGCACACGGCATGGTTGGGGGCATCATGTTCTTCGTTGCCGCAGTTTTGACCTTTCTGAACGATCTGGCGAGGTTTGAGTTGAAGTTCAACCTGTCCAGGACTCTTTTGATTCTACTTGGTCTGGTGGGCCTGATCCAGGCACGTGCGGTGAGAAAGCAGTTCAAATGAATCGAAGGATGAGCAGGTAGAATCCGGCCGAGACAAGTGCACTCACAGGAACAGTCGCGAACCATGAGATCAGGATGTTCTTCAGGACCCCAACGTTGACGAGCTCTACTCCGCGTGCGGTCCCGACACCAACGACTGATCCAACCACCACGTGCGTGGTCGAGATGGGCAGGCCGAGTACCGAAGCGAAGAGCACCGTTGAGGCAGTGCTGAAATCGATACAGAAACCTCGAGAGTTGTTCAGCTGCGTGATTTCTTCTCCTACCGTTTTCATCACGCGTGCCCCAAGAAGAAGTGCTCCCGCAGAAATACCGAGTCCACCGAGCGCCAGCAACCACATCGGCACTCCTACTTTCTGGGCAACGTTTCCATGCGAGACGATCCAGTAAACGAGAGCCACCGGACCAATGGCGTTCGCAACATCGTTGGCTCCGTGTGAAAAGCTCACATAACAGCTCGTCATGATCTGCAGACGTTTGAAAATCGATTCCACATATTCATATTCGTCCGAACCAGCCGGCTGTATTTTTCTGAAAAACGTTGTCCCCAGAACACCGATCACAGCTGCTATGATCAAAGACCATCCTAAGGCCCTGTCAAACTGCATCTTCAAGGTTTTCAGTGCGAACAACAGACAGACGATGAAAAACGTCGTAAAGATGATCAACGGTATCGATCTCTTCATCGCCATTGCCGGATGGGACTTTCTCAAGATCACATAGGAAATGATCTTGAACACTGTGTACGCCAACAACCACCCAACGATTGGTGACAGAACCCAGCTGATGACTATACTGGCCATCTTGTTCCAGTTGATCGCATGCAGACCTGCGTTTGCTATACCAAAACCCGCCATACCACCGACGATCGAATGTGTCGTCGATACGGGCATTCCCCAAACCGTCGCGAGCAAGATCCAGACCGATGAACCCAGCAGTGCTGCAAGCGCTCCGGCGAGGACCTGTCTTGGATCGTTCATGAATTCCACCTTGATGATCCCTTTGGTTATCGTTGTGACCACGTGTGAACCGAACATCACCGCGCCGAGAAATTCCAAAACTGCCGCGATCATGACTGCCTGTCTGGGAGTTATCGCGCGAGAACCAACAGCCGTCGACATGGAGTTTGCCACGTCGTTTGCCCCTATGGAGAAGGCCATCAAGAAACCTACGATGAACGCTACCAGCAGTATCACTCGGATCACTCCTTCAACTTTTTGCGATCATTCGCACTTTTTCAGCGACGTTCTCAGCGTGGTCCGCCGCTCGCGTCAAGAGTCGCGTCAGCTTTTCGAGGTACATGATGTCCACAGGATGCAACACGTTCTTCAGCGAGAAGACCTTCTTTGCCAAAGCGAGGGACAGTCTGTCTGTTCCGCTTTCGTCGGATTCAACCTTTTGCGTCAGCGCGTTTTCCTCGCCGGCAATAACAGGAGAGAAGGAAGATTCAACGAGCTTCAGAAGTTCGTGTACCGACTCGACCATGAATTTGATGGCGTCCTGAACTCTTTCTGCGAGTTCAAACAACATGTCCGTCAGTTCCTTCGGCAAAGGTTTGTCGAATCTGTAGATGCAGAGCATTTTCAAAAAATCGTCCACCGCATCGATCACAGCATCCTGATCGTGGAGTATCAGTAGAAGATCCACTCTGTCGAAATAAACGAACTTGAGCTTTGAGTAAACTTCCCTGATGCGAACCTTTATTTCGTCAGCTTCGTCCTCCAGTTTGTCCACCAGCTGCGCCAGATCTTCAACCGGCTCGTGTCGTAAGAACTTTCCCAGCGCCACTGGAATCTGTTCTGCGGACTTTTCAACGAGTCGCGCGTGTTCATACAACAGTTTCAAGGGTGATTCTTGCGGAAAGAGTTTTCCGAGGAACCTCGTCATGGTTTGCACCCCACTTCACGCATAGAATAGGTACGCTACGAAGGCAGTCACGCCGATCAGCGGTAGCATTTTCAAAACGGCTTTCGAAAGGTCCACCTTGAAGTAGTTCAGTGTCAGGATCAGGCACAAATGGACAGGCGACAGAAGAACCCCAAGCACAGAGAAGACGTAGACAAGAAGGCCGAGTCGTTCACCACCCATGCCAACGACAACTGGGTAGGATATGCCCAGACTCGCGTGAGTTATACCCGTGGACATGCCAGAAAGAAGTGGCAGAAGTATTGCGACGAATTTCGTGCTCAAACCGAGGCTCGTCAATTCAAGACTGACACGTTCACCCAAACCAAAATCCATCATCGCATGCTTGAACATGAAAACGAGCAGAATGATCGGAACAACATCGAGCCTTCTCAAAGTCCGTTTCACTGCCTCAGACACGTGGTTTGTCCTCAGAAACGCATACGAAAGGCTCACCAAGAGGAGAGCGAGCCATCCTTCCATTTTGAACAGGAGTATCATGAATCCAACAGAGAGAACCAAAATCAACGGCCACAGCTGTTTCCACTCTGAACGACTCAATTTGTTGAATTTCGGTAACTTCAAGCCATTCAGATATACCCAGCCTGCCAAGAAGGACACGAAGAACAGCGGGGAGAGCTTCAAAGATACGGAACCTATCTTCGTTGAAGTGAGACCCGCGAGCAGGTACATCGCTGGATAAACTGGCCAGAAGAATTCCAAGCAGTGTCTGAACCAGTAATTGGTCAACAGCTTGTCGAGGTTGGACATGCCTTCGCCCATTCGGTCCACCATGGGTGCAGTGAACATCGCACCTGCGGGCATGGGCATAAGGCCGATCGCCGACGGTATGAACACCACCGCTCCCATTGATCCTTGAAAGAGTTTTTGAAAAGACTCCGTCATTCTTCGAGCATCCTTTGATACATCCATGATCTCGCCGAGGAAGTATATGAAGAAGATCGTCGGAATCAGTGTCAAGAAGGATCTGTCACGAACGGTAGCGAGGAAAAGTTCCACGAGCGCACCTCTCAAGACGCTGTTCATGGCTACAAACAGGCCAAAACCTGATATCATAGATAGGAGCAAAGTTTTCGTGAGTCTCTGCACCGTTACGATTAAGACCAGCGAAAGGACAACGGAGACAGTGACCACAAGATTCCTCCCACAGAAGATTCTAATATTCACACGGGGTGAGCGCATGTGATCAAAATTAAGAGATTGTATGAGGAAGGCAAAGACTTGTTTGCCGTGAGCGATGAAAGCCCGTTCTATCCGGACGGCAAAGGCGGTCAGCTGGGAGATAGAGGCACCATTGGACCGGCCAAGGTACTCTATGTGAAAGAAGTGAACGGCGAAGTCCATCACAAAATCGATGAGCCCATTGAGCCGGGAGAGTACGACTTCGAGATCGATCAAGCCAGGCGAAAAGACATCGCCACGCAGCACACAGCACAGCACATCCTTTCTGCAGCCTTTTTGAAAGTCGTTCAGGCGCAAACTGTGAGTTTTCACATGGGAGAGAAGACGTCCACGATCGACATTGATTTACCCGTCCTCACAGAAAGAACTATCGAAGATGTGGAAAGACTTGCGAACGAGATCGTTAAGAGCTGTGTGAATGTAGAGATTCTTTTCGTCGAGAGAGAAGAAGCTGAGAAGATGAATTTAAGAAAATCCCTCAGCGAGAAGGTTGGACAAACAGTCAGAGTTGTGAAGGTTCAGGATTTCGATCTGTCGGCGTGTGGCGGTTTCCACGTGGCAAACACCGGAGAGATTGGGATCATCAAGATCGTTGATTGGGAAAAAGTCAAGCAGAATCTGACGCGAGTTCATTTCGTTGCCGGCGAGAGGGCCCTCAAGCATTTTCAACAGTGCGTTTTTGTGACAAAAAACCTTCAAAAAACACTCACCTGTTCTCTTAGCGATCTTGCGATCAGGATCGAGGCCCTCATCGAAAAGATTAGATCTCTTTCGTCTACACTGGATCGACTCTCAGAGGAACATGCACGCTTCATCAGCACGAATCTACCAAAAAGGAAGATCTTCGAATACGAAGTCGCATTTTATGAAGGTTTCCCGAGCGTGGCGAGGGCTTTGTTGAAACAACCTCTTGCCGATCTTTTGGTCTGCAAACTCGAAGACGAGTTCGCCATCAGTTCCGACAGGATCGATTGTGGCCAGATCGTTTCAAAGCTGAGATCCGTCCTGAACGTCCCGGGTGGTGGTGGGAAGAAACGAGGCTCGATCAAGATCAGCATGGACATGGAAGAGTTTTTGAATCTTCTCGAAAAAGCCTTGGAGGTGGAAAAATGAAGATCTCGCTTGCGAAACTTCCAACACCGATTGAGATGCTCACGCGACTTGGAAAACGTTATGAGCGTGAAATACTCGTCAAGAGGGACGACATGACCGAGTTCATCTCGTCCGGCAACAAGATTCGAAAACTCGAATTTCTTCTGGCGGATGCGCTTCGCCAGGGTTGTGACACGGTCTTCACCTGTGGAGGAGAACAGTCGAACCACGCACGCGCAACCGCCCATCTGTGCGTCAAGTTGGGTTTGAAACCGGTTTTGTTTCTGAGGGAGAGTCAGCCCGAACAGGGCAACAACTCAATGAGAAAAATCAGGAACTTCTTCGCGAGCGATGAGGCGGAACGAAGTTACTTCAAAGAAGTGGTCAACGGGAACCTCTTGATCGACAAACTGCTCGGTGCACAGATCGTTTTTGTGACACAGCAACAGTACTCGAGAATAGATGAAGTGTTCGAAGAGTACAGGCAGAAATACGAATCTCAGGGGCGCAGAGTCTACGTGATACCGGAAGGTGGCTCGAATGCGCTCGGTGCACTTGGTTACGTGTGGGCCGTAGCTGAGATGACGGGTCAGATCGATCTGTCGCAGTTTGACGCGATCTATTGTGCCGTTGGCAGTGGTGGTACTTATGCGGGCTTGCTCGCGGGTTTGAGGTTCCTCGGTTACGATACGCCCGTCGTGGGCATCAACGTCACCAAGAGAGAGGCAAGTCACTTCGCTGAGAAAGTGCTGAAGATCATCGACGATCTTTCCAAATACGGAATAAGAGTGAAAGTACAACCCGACGAAGTGAAGATCCTGGACGACTTCAGTGGGCCAGCGTACGCGGTACCGACCGAGGCAGATATTGAGTGTATAAAGATGGTCGCGTCCATGGAGGGACTCGTGCTCGATCCGGTCTACACCGCAAAGACGTTCAGAGGCATGTTGCAGACGAGCAAGAGGGGTCAGAGGATCCTGTTCATCCACACCGGTGGGACCTTCGGTTTGTTCGCGCAGGCGTACAGGTTCATAGAGCCGTGAGAAGGATCGCTTTTTTGGCCGTCATCCCATTGACGCTCTTGCTTGCGTCTTGCATGAGCTTGAACAGCTCGACGATCAGAGTCGTCCTGCCGAGTGAGCTTTACGCCGGAAAACCTTTCGAGATGAAAGTCGGCGTGGTTGGACCACTTGGTTTCTTACTGAGGAATGTTGAAGTAAAGATCGATGGACAAACCTACACAACGGACGAATCCGGTTATGCCCGCGTCCCATTTTTCTTTCTCGACGCAGGTTCTTACGCTGTGATTTTGAGCTATGGAGATGTGAGCACGAAAATCGTTCTGAACGTCAAACCAGCTTCTTGGTTGGTCCTTTGTTGGTTTGGGGCGGACAACAACCTCTGGGAGTACGTGAACAGCGATCTCGAAGAGATGAAGAGCGCGGCGAAGGACGTTGCAGTCATCGCCTTCGTGGATCGAGACGGCACGATGAGCGATGGTATTTACGCACTCTCGATGGACTCGGTCTTCGTCAGAATAGAATTTTTCAATGAGACCAACAGTGGTTCTGGAACGAACCTCTCGTGGTTCGTTAACAAGTACGGAACTTGCGACGCGAACAAAAAGTCGTTGATACTCTGGAACCATGGAAGCGCGTGGGACGACACAGATCCGTACAGAGCAAAAGGCATCTCTTACGATGATCAGAGCAAAGACTTTCTCACGACCTTGGAACTGAAGAACGCCCTTCAAGGCACTCGTTGGGACGTACTCGGCTTCGATGCGTGTCTGATGGGTTCGGTGGAGGTCCTTTACGAACTGAAGGATTTGGCCGACTACTTTCTCGCATCTCCGGGTGAGATACCCTCCTCAGGGTGGGACTACAGGTTTCTTGCGTCCATTTCAGATTTGGACTCGAAAGGCTTCTGTGAGAAAGCCATCGATCGATGGAGGAGTTTTTACACCAACAGATCTTACAAACCACTCTTGAACGCGTGGGACTCTGAGAAACTGAGCAAAGCTGTCAGCAGCTTGGTTGAGAAGATGAATCCTGCCAACGGCCTACCAGAAGTGAACACGGTGTATTCAACTTCCCCAAGATTGTGCGATCTCGGTGAAGTTCTGTACAGTTTTGGCTGGTCCGATGTTTTGAGCCAGTTTCAGTCAGCACGCATCCCCCAGACAACAAACGCTTTGCTCTATTTGAGTGTGTTTCTACCGCAGAACAGTAACCAACTTGATCAATACCGCGAGATGTACTCTCAACTCTCGTTTTCGGAACACACAGGTTGGCTCGACTGGCTGGATTCGCTGTTTCATTGAGGGTTAACCTTCGTGGACCGATATCGTTACACGAGCTTAACACGCTCGTCCGTACACATATTAATGGAGAGCGCTCTTCGGAGAAAAAATCTGCCCGGGAAAAGTCGAATCTTACATTGGCCTTGGTCTACCTTTTCGAGACATTTCAATCTCGCGCTCTCCAAAATGTTTGATTGGAAGTTTTCGCTGAACAAGCTTCCGTGTCGAAACCACGTTCGAATGACAGAAAATAGTGTTCCACAAGCCCTTCTCCTTCAGGGGATGGGTAAGGAGCTTGTTCGTTATTAGCATGTGTTATAATTGTATAGGGTGAAAGCTATGCAATTAAGAAAAACAAGATGGAGTCTTTATAATTTGAACTATCATTTTGTGTGGATACCTAAATACCGCAAAAAGATTCTGGTAGATAGCGTTAGGCAAGAGCTCGAGAAACTTATTTTTGAAATCGCCAAAAAACATGGCATTGAAGTCCTATCTCTATCAGTTCAGCCAGACCATGTCCATCTTTTTGTTTCAGCACCACCGCGCTTATCCCCAGCTCAAATAGCCAATTTGTTTAAAGGAGTGTCTTCTAAAAAACTTCTTGAGAAGTTTCCACATCTAAGAACAAAGGAAGGATTATGGAGCAGAACATATTATGTTGGCTCAGCAGGAACGGTTTCAGAAGAGACTATCAGCAGGTACATCGAAGAATGTCAAGATATATAGTCAGAACTTATAAAGTGCCTGTTCCGAGAGAATTGTATCCTCTGTGTTCTGAGCTGAACAGGCTCGCTGGTCGAATCTACAACAAAACCATGTCGCTGGTCAAGAAAGTAAAAAGCAAGAAAGGTTTCTGGCTTTCACCAGGAGCAACACAAAAATATATCCTGCGCAGCAGTAGCACTATCAATATCCATACCCATTCCAAACAGGCTATAGTTCTAACCTACAAAGCACAGCTACTGGGGATTCAGGTCTGTCCTGTATGTGGTAGCAAGAATCATGCGGTTGGTCGCAACTATGAGTGTAAAAGTTGTGGATTTAGTTATCACAGGGACGGAGTAGGAGCGATAAACATCTGGCAGAGGTATCTTGGGAAGAAGTCCCAAGTAGTAGCGGGATTGGCACCCGTCAGAGGTGTAAGGTTTAAACCGCACCTCTGTGGCCATGGAGTATCAAATGCTCCATGGAAGGCAGCCTAAATGAGCTGCTAAGAATCCCATCTCCTTCAGGGAATTGGGAGTGTCAAAACAACCTGGACATGTTTGCATTCCAGGTAAGCAGAGTTGCATCCGTCATCATGGACATCGAGAGCCGAATCGATGTCGTCATATTACCCGTCGATGAAGAGGCTATCCAAGCGCTCGCAAACTATCTTGGAACAACAAAGTTCTTCATAGAACCTGGCGTTTACAAGAGTGTGACCGAACCCGTTCCAACGGTGGGAGACTACACGTGCTTGGTGATAAGGGAGAACCTGCCGGAAGATCTGGTGTACAAACTTGCAGAGGCGCTTTGGAACAAGAAAGATCAGATCGCGAAGGCTTTCGTGGACATGGCTGAATTGAACCCAGAAGAAGCGATCAGCCAAGGTGTTCCCGCACATCCCGGTTCAGTGAATTTCTGGTCTCAGCTCAAATGAGATTTGAGGGGGCGAAAGCCCCCTCAGCCTTTCAATGAGGTGATAGAGATGCGGAAACTCAAAGGAGTAACATACTACTTCGCATTCTTATCACTCGTGGCGATGGGCGTGTTCCACATCTATACTGCTATATTTGGCACGTTTGAAGCTTATTTGCAGAGAAACGTACATTTGATCTTCGCGTTGCCGCTGGCTTTCATCTTTTATCCCGCCACGAAGAACAGTCCAAAAGATAGAGTACCGTGGTACGACTGGATTTTTGCTGGTTTGTCTGTGTTGCCTGGTCTGTATGCCATCTTGAATTATGAAATGATCATCTACAGGATGGTCCAGGTTGAAGAGGTCACGACTGCTCAAATCGTCCTTGGAACACTTCTGGTCGTCATGGTACTGGAAGCGACCAGGAGGATCGTCGGACTCGCGTTGACAATACTTGCAGCAGCCTCTGTGTTTTACATGTACGTGGGACATCTCCTTCCAGGACAGCTAAAGGGAATGTACGTCACCTATGACAGAATCATAGAACATCTCTACCTGACCGGGGAAGGTATCTTCTCGACACCGCTCGGAGTGTCTGCCACCTTTGTGATGCTTTTTCTTATCCTTGGAGGCTTTCTTGAACACAGCGGTGTTGGCGAGTACTTCATGGACCTTTCCAAGGCACTCGCAGGTAAAACGATCGGTGGGCCAGCAAAGATCGCGGTTGTGAGCTCTGGGTTGTTCGGGAGCATATCTGGTTCAGCTGTTGCTAACGTTTACGCAACCGGCACTTTTACGATCCCGATGATGAAACAGCTGGGCTTTTCTCCGGTGTTCGCTGGTGCTGTAGAAGCCGTGGCGAGTAGTGGTGGACAGATCATGCCACCAATCATGGGTGCAGCAGCATTCATCATGGCTTCCTTCCTTGGGATTCCCTACAAGCAGGTCATGATCGCTGCCTTTGTACCTGCGTTTCTGTATTATTTCTATGTGTTCATGTCAGTTCACACGAGGGCTATAAAACGTGGTTTGAGGGGCCTTCCAGCCGAAATGATCCCGTCTATAAAACACGTTTTGAAGAAACTCTACGTGCTGGCACCAATAATCGTTCTGGTGGTCATGATCATGCGAGGTTACACTCCCATGAGATCTGCACTCATCGCGATAATCGTGAGCTGGTTTGTCTCACTGCTTGACAAGAGGTATCGCATGGGTCCAAAAGGCGTACTCAATGCTATCTATGATGGTTCAAAGAATGTCTTCGTTGTGGCCATCGCCTGTGCGGCAGCAGGTATCGTCGTTGGTGCCGTAACCCTGACGGGCTTAGGCTTCAAGCTGGTTAGCTTCATATTCAGCCTGGCGCAGAACATACCTTTCTTGGCGCTGGTCATGGTCATGCTCATGTCTATAGTTTTAGGGATGGGTTTACCGACGACCGCGGCGTACATAGTTGCTTCCGCACTGGCTGTTCCTGCCCTCATAAGGCTCGGTTTCAAAGCGTTACCATCCCACATGTTCGTCTTCTATTATGCTGTTTTCTCGGCGATCACACCGCCCGTGGCGCTCGCAGCTTATGCGGCGAGTTCAATTTCCGGTGCGAAGCCCTCTGAAACGGGTTATCAGGCGTTTCGGCTTGGCCTGATCGCCATGATCATACCGTACGCGTTCATGTACGATACTGGGTTCTTGTTGCAGGCAAGCTGGATGAGAAATCTACTCTCACTCGCCGCCGGGTTAGTCTCGGCGATGGCGCTCAGCTACGCGATCGAAGGTTTCCTCAAGACGAAGCTCAATTTGGTATCAAGGATCCTGCTGGGTGCGATCGGTGTGTTAGTGCTCTTTCCCATACTCTGGCTCAAAATTCTGTGCATCGTCGCTTTCGCAATTGTTTTCGCACAGTTTTCTATGAGAGCGGAAAAGATTTGAGGGCGCTTCTCTGCGCCCTCTTCAATGAAGAAACCGCATCAGTTTCTCAAAAGCTATTCGCGTTGTTTCGCAGGCCGGCTTGTCCCAGTAATCTTGGTTGAAGAGCTCCACGCTGACCGGCCCGTCGTATCCAATCTTTTCCAGTGTCTCGAAGAAGTCTCTGAGCGGGAGTATGCCATCGCCCGGCATGATCCTGTCTGAATCTTTGACGTCTTCGACTTTTGGTAAATCGTTCACGTGTACGACAACGATCTTTCGAGCATCTATCTCCTCGAGTTCCTCAAGCCGTGAATCACCTGAGAAGAAGTGGCACGTATCCACGATCAGGCCGACG
This window contains:
- a CDS encoding TRAP transporter permease; translated protein: MRKLKGVTYYFAFLSLVAMGVFHIYTAIFGTFEAYLQRNVHLIFALPLAFIFYPATKNSPKDRVPWYDWIFAGLSVLPGLYAILNYEMIIYRMVQVEEVTTAQIVLGTLLVVMVLEATRRIVGLALTILAAASVFYMYVGHLLPGQLKGMYVTYDRIIEHLYLTGEGIFSTPLGVSATFVMLFLILGGFLEHSGVGEYFMDLSKALAGKTIGGPAKIAVVSSGLFGSISGSAVANVYATGTFTIPMMKQLGFSPVFAGAVEAVASSGGQIMPPIMGAAAFIMASFLGIPYKQVMIAAFVPAFLYYFYVFMSVHTRAIKRGLRGLPAEMIPSIKHVLKKLYVLAPIIVLVVMIMRGYTPMRSALIAIIVSWFVSLLDKRYRMGPKGVLNAIYDGSKNVFVVAIACAAAGIVVGAVTLTGLGFKLVSFIFSLAQNIPFLALVMVMLMSIVLGMGLPTTAAYIVASALAVPALIRLGFKALPSHMFVFYYAVFSAITPPVALAAYAASSISGAKPSETGYQAFRLGLIAMIIPYAFMYDTGFLLQASWMRNLLSLAAGLVSAMALSYAIEGFLKTKLNLVSRILLGAIGVLVLFPILWLKILCIVAFAIVFAQFSMRAEKI